The Haloprofundus salinisoli genome includes a region encoding these proteins:
- a CDS encoding gamma carbonic anhydrase family protein, with product MPDRRHYSFEGVEPEIHEDADVSRESTLVGDVVVDADASVWPGVVLRGDIGPVRIGRESHIGDNAVVHASTVGDRVMVGHGAVINEATVEEGSLVGFNSTVNTGVRVGAGSVVAAGAVIPEQYDIPAESFIRGVPARVTPLSEEQISAEEIFSTYSSGEYGNLVDRHDELFDE from the coding sequence ATGCCCGACAGACGCCACTACAGTTTCGAGGGAGTCGAACCGGAGATCCACGAAGACGCCGACGTGAGCCGCGAGTCGACGCTCGTCGGCGACGTGGTCGTCGACGCCGACGCCAGCGTCTGGCCCGGCGTCGTCCTCCGCGGCGACATCGGACCGGTCAGAATCGGCCGCGAATCACACATCGGCGACAACGCCGTCGTCCACGCGTCGACGGTCGGCGACCGGGTGATGGTCGGCCACGGCGCGGTCATCAACGAGGCGACGGTCGAAGAAGGGTCGCTCGTCGGATTCAACTCGACGGTGAACACCGGCGTCCGCGTCGGCGCGGGGAGCGTCGTCGCCGCGGGTGCGGTGATACCCGAACAGTACGACATCCCCGCCGAGTCGTTCATCCGTGGCGTCCCGGCCCGCGTCACGCCGCTCTCCGAAGAGCAGATCAGCGCCGAGGAGATTTTCTCCACGTACTCTTCCGGCGAGTACGGTAACTTGGTCGACAGACACGACGAACTGTTCGACGAGTAG